In the Carboxydothermus hydrogenoformans Z-2901 genome, one interval contains:
- the mazG gene encoding nucleoside triphosphate pyrophosphohydrolase, whose translation MVVDRTVPGVIYVVGLGPGSMDYLPLKAYRLLKAGMKVFFRTEKAAPPELLREITWQSFDHLYEEFSTFEEVYREIVNVLLRERQKGDLVYAVPGNPLVAEKTVELLLEQHEVPVEVVTAPGALELALTSLKIDPAKDPYKVLDALTVTAWDFSKSATNIIFQVYDRLIAGNLKILLMERYPDDYPVLVLRDLGLPGEKVEKVPLFELDRREFDHKVLVVVPKMREEIFSVEKLGEIMEVLRGEQGCPWDREQTHRSLLPYVLEEAYEVAEAIEEEDPEKLKEELGDLLLQVVFHAQIAREEGEFTFKEVVEGICEKLIRRHPHVFASVEVDDSEEVKINWEMIKQQEKGKKSVIEGVAKTLPALKKAQKVGEKAAKVGFDWEKAEEVFAKIEEELEELRASLKEGTSRQEEELGDLLFSVVNLARKLGLEAEEALNKTTSKFVKRFMKMEEMVKERGQNLQDLTLSELDELWNKAKNH comes from the coding sequence ATGGTGGTTGACAGAACCGTCCCTGGAGTGATCTATGTGGTGGGGTTGGGGCCGGGGAGTATGGATTACCTACCCTTAAAGGCGTACCGGCTCTTGAAAGCGGGGATGAAGGTGTTTTTCCGGACGGAAAAAGCAGCACCTCCGGAACTGTTAAGGGAAATCACCTGGCAGAGCTTTGATCATTTATATGAAGAGTTTTCTACCTTTGAGGAAGTTTACCGGGAAATTGTTAACGTACTTCTTAGAGAAAGGCAAAAGGGCGATCTTGTTTATGCGGTGCCGGGAAACCCGCTGGTGGCGGAAAAAACCGTAGAGCTTTTACTTGAGCAGCACGAGGTACCGGTGGAAGTGGTAACGGCGCCGGGGGCGTTAGAGCTTGCCCTAACTTCCCTGAAAATAGACCCTGCTAAAGACCCTTATAAAGTCCTGGATGCTTTAACCGTAACGGCTTGGGATTTTTCCAAAAGTGCTACTAACATTATTTTTCAGGTGTACGACCGTTTAATTGCCGGAAACCTCAAAATTTTGTTGATGGAGAGGTATCCCGATGATTATCCGGTCCTGGTATTACGAGATCTGGGGCTGCCGGGAGAAAAGGTTGAAAAAGTTCCTTTATTTGAGTTGGACCGCCGGGAGTTTGATCACAAAGTGCTGGTGGTGGTTCCCAAAATGCGGGAGGAAATATTTTCGGTTGAAAAGCTTGGAGAAATCATGGAAGTTTTAAGGGGGGAGCAGGGGTGCCCCTGGGACAGGGAGCAGACGCACCGTTCGCTTTTGCCTTATGTTTTAGAAGAAGCGTATGAAGTGGCCGAAGCAATCGAGGAGGAGGACCCGGAAAAGCTAAAAGAAGAGCTGGGCGATTTACTTTTGCAGGTGGTGTTTCATGCCCAGATTGCCCGGGAAGAAGGGGAGTTTACTTTTAAAGAGGTAGTTGAAGGGATTTGTGAGAAACTTATTCGCCGGCACCCTCACGTTTTTGCCTCGGTGGAAGTTGATGATAGCGAGGAAGTAAAAATTAACTGGGAAATGATTAAACAGCAGGAAAAAGGGAAAAAATCGGTAATAGAGGGAGTGGCCAAAACTCTTCCGGCCCTAAAAAAAGCGCAAAAAGTAGGAGAAAAGGCGGCCAAGGTTGGTTTTGACTGGGAAAAGGCGGAGGAGGTTTTTGCCAAGATTGAAGAAGAGTTAGAGGAACTAAGAGCAAGTTTAAAGGAGGGGACCAGCCGGCAGGAAGAGGAACTGGGAGATTTGTTATTTTCGGTGGTAAATCTTGCCCGAAAATTGGGGTTGGAGGCAGAAGAGGCGCTAAATAAAACCACTTCTAAATTCGTAAAAAGATTTATGAAAATGGAAGAAATGGTTAAAGAAAGGGGCCAAAACCTCCAGGATTTAACTCTAAGTGAGTTGGATGAGCTATGGAATAAAGCAAAAAATCATTAA
- a CDS encoding RNA polymerase sigma factor: MQIEIRGAEKLSFRERQVVVLKEMGYTNEQVAKKLKINVSSVATLYNRAKSKGYQVVIVIPGDHLGLFDPGDEGEEE; this comes from the coding sequence ATGCAGATTGAAATTCGAGGGGCAGAAAAATTAAGCTTTCGCGAACGGCAAGTGGTAGTGCTAAAAGAAATGGGTTACACCAACGAACAGGTTGCCAAAAAATTAAAAATTAATGTGAGTTCCGTTGCCACCCTTTATAATCGTGCCAAAAGCAAAGGCTACCAGGTAGTGATAGTAATTCCAGGGGATCATCTGGGACTTTTTGATCCCGGGGATGAAGGGGAGGAAGAATAA
- a CDS encoding peptidylprolyl isomerase, with product MKKITRVVAVLLTFVLALIVAGCGDYVAKVNGKTISKKDFDRRFAQVQADMKLRGVDLTSTEGQKMLQSLKQQTLDQMINEILISEYGKEKKIEPTKDEITNKINEIRAQFPSPQDFEKALKDRNITDKDLQEMVRVQLINDKIYNEVTKGITVSEQEVKEYYEKHKNEPDFQTPEQRQVRHILIAVNDGNAQNNPHFNINVKRTDAEAKKLAEELIKQIKAGKDFATLAKEKSDDPGVKENGGQYTFSRGEMVKEFEDAAFALKKPGDITETPVKTAFGYHIIKLEKIIPARQKTYEEVKEQLKNYLLEKKKREAYNKFLEDLKKKAKIETKLSFK from the coding sequence ATGAAAAAAATTACAAGAGTTGTTGCCGTACTTTTAACCTTTGTCCTGGCCTTAATCGTTGCGGGTTGTGGGGATTACGTGGCCAAAGTGAATGGAAAAACTATTTCCAAAAAAGATTTCGACCGGCGGTTTGCCCAGGTACAGGCTGACATGAAGCTAAGAGGAGTGGATTTAACCTCCACCGAGGGGCAGAAGATGCTTCAGAGCTTAAAGCAGCAGACTCTGGACCAGATGATCAATGAAATTCTAATTTCCGAGTATGGAAAGGAAAAGAAAATTGAACCGACAAAAGACGAAATTACCAATAAAATTAATGAAATTCGGGCCCAGTTCCCATCACCCCAGGATTTTGAAAAAGCTTTAAAAGACCGCAATATAACCGACAAAGATTTGCAAGAAATGGTTCGGGTGCAACTAATAAATGACAAAATTTACAACGAAGTAACCAAAGGGATTACCGTATCCGAACAGGAAGTTAAGGAGTATTATGAAAAACATAAAAACGAGCCGGATTTTCAAACACCGGAGCAGCGGCAGGTAAGGCATATTTTAATTGCGGTTAACGATGGAAATGCTCAAAACAATCCCCATTTTAACATCAATGTCAAAAGAACCGATGCGGAAGCCAAAAAGCTTGCCGAGGAGTTAATAAAACAAATAAAAGCCGGAAAGGATTTTGCTACCCTGGCTAAAGAAAAATCCGATGATCCGGGAGTAAAAGAAAATGGGGGGCAGTATACCTTCAGCCGGGGGGAGATGGTAAAGGAGTTTGAAGATGCTGCCTTTGCCTTGAAAAAACCCGGTGATATTACCGAAACTCCCGTAAAAACTGCTTTCGGTTATCACATCATTAAACTGGAAAAAATTATCCCGGCAAGACAAAAAACTTACGAAGAGGTTAAAGAACAGCTGAAAAACTACCTTTTAGAGAAAAAGAAACGCGAAGCTTATAATAAATTCCTCGAAGACTTAAAGAAAAAAGCCAAGATTGAAACTAAGCTTTCTTTCAAGTAA
- the spoVT gene encoding stage V sporulation protein T, with protein sequence MKATGIVRRIDDLGRVVIPKEIRRTLRIREGDPLEIFVDRNGEVILKKYSPIGELGDFAKEYAESLHESLGHIAFIADRDTIIAVAGAPKKEFLNKPIGPAVERAMNERKTVLITATGEHEYCKECITAEEGKCLFTSEIIAPIIAEGDPIGAVIIASREPGVKFGTLEQKMAETAAHFLAKQMEQ encoded by the coding sequence ATGAAAGCAACGGGTATTGTGCGGCGAATTGATGATCTGGGGCGGGTAGTAATTCCCAAGGAGATAAGAAGAACGTTACGGATAAGAGAGGGGGACCCTCTGGAAATTTTTGTTGACCGGAACGGAGAGGTGATTTTAAAAAAATACTCGCCAATTGGTGAGCTGGGGGATTTTGCTAAAGAATACGCCGAATCCCTTCATGAATCTTTAGGTCATATTGCCTTTATTGCCGACCGGGATACGATAATAGCGGTGGCTGGAGCCCCGAAAAAAGAGTTTCTCAATAAGCCCATTGGTCCGGCGGTAGAGCGGGCCATGAATGAAAGAAAAACCGTGCTGATAACCGCCACCGGGGAACACGAGTACTGTAAGGAATGTATTACCGCCGAAGAGGGCAAGTGCCTGTTTACTTCGGAAATTATCGCGCCGATTATTGCTGAAGGAGACCCCATCGGGGCTGTAATCATTGCCAGCCGGGAGCCGGGAGTGAAGTTCGGAACTTTGGAGCAAAAAATGGCGGAAACCGCTGCTCATTTTCTCGCCAAACAAATGGAACAGTAA
- a CDS encoding SpoIID/LytB domain-containing protein translates to MRLGKSLLALTVMFVLIIYGCTPARKPLALKKYRTEPTVTVYFNETGEKKKMKLEEYVLGVVAAEMEPDWPVNALAAQAILARTFALENIESGKVRKLHGTDVSTDIEESQAYDPKKITENVKKAVQMTRGQVVLYKGHFIKAWFNACDGGISASAREGLSYTKTPTPYVKELVKDGCLKVTIPENRHWRVEIPWEEIRKVLKTNYKTDPGPNPAVKVLARGKSGRVLTLRVGTATVGAPALRLALGPEKMRSTLLTKIFVENGKLIMEGKGFGHGVGLCQWGANKMAREGKSPEEIIRFYFKDIEIKKLWR, encoded by the coding sequence ATGCGCCTTGGGAAAAGTCTTTTAGCCTTGACGGTAATGTTTGTTCTCATAATTTACGGTTGCACTCCCGCAAGAAAGCCTTTAGCCCTCAAAAAATATAGAACCGAACCCACCGTTACAGTTTACTTCAATGAGACCGGGGAAAAAAAGAAGATGAAATTGGAAGAATACGTCCTGGGAGTTGTAGCGGCGGAAATGGAACCGGATTGGCCGGTTAATGCTTTAGCGGCGCAGGCAATTTTAGCTCGAACTTTTGCCCTGGAGAATATTGAAAGTGGAAAGGTGAGAAAGCTTCACGGTACCGATGTTTCCACCGATATCGAAGAGAGCCAGGCGTATGACCCGAAAAAAATTACGGAAAATGTAAAGAAAGCGGTGCAAATGACCCGGGGTCAAGTGGTACTTTACAAGGGGCATTTTATCAAAGCCTGGTTTAATGCCTGCGACGGTGGGATTTCGGCTTCGGCCAGGGAAGGATTAAGTTATACCAAAACTCCTACTCCCTACGTCAAAGAGTTAGTGAAAGATGGCTGTCTTAAAGTTACCATTCCGGAAAACCGCCACTGGCGGGTAGAGATACCCTGGGAGGAGATTCGAAAGGTGTTAAAAACAAATTATAAAACCGATCCAGGTCCTAACCCTGCGGTAAAGGTATTAGCCCGGGGTAAAAGCGGGCGAGTGTTAACTCTGCGGGTTGGAACGGCCACCGTTGGAGCGCCGGCTTTGAGATTAGCCCTTGGACCGGAAAAAATGCGTTCCACATTGTTAACGAAAATTTTTGTGGAAAACGGTAAGCTAATCATGGAGGGAAAAGGCTTTGGCCATGGTGTCGGCCTTTGCCAGTGGGGGGCCAATAAAATGGCCCGGGAAGGTAAGTCACCGGAAGAAATCATCAGGTTTTATTTTAAAGATATTGAAATTAAAAAACTCTGGCGGTAG
- a CDS encoding HU family DNA-binding protein has product MNKAELVSVIAEKAEMTKKDAEKALNAVLAAIEEALKKGEKVQLVGFGTFEVRERAARKGRNPQTGQEIEIPASKVPVFKPGKLLKEKI; this is encoded by the coding sequence GTGAACAAAGCTGAATTAGTAAGTGTAATTGCTGAAAAGGCCGAAATGACTAAAAAGGATGCGGAAAAAGCCTTAAATGCGGTTTTAGCAGCAATTGAAGAAGCTTTGAAAAAAGGTGAAAAAGTACAGTTGGTCGGTTTTGGTACTTTTGAAGTAAGAGAAAGAGCCGCACGGAAGGGTAGAAACCCGCAAACCGGTCAGGAAATCGAAATTCCCGCTTCCAAAGTTCCGGTATTTAAGCCCGGCAAGCTTTTAAAAGAAAAAATTTAA
- the yabQ gene encoding spore cortex biosynthesis protein YabQ: MGAPISVAGQIREVILFLVAVALGLTFCGLYFLENLILKRKFRRRKKFFPYFVADILYFTAVGGLILGYFLFFSQGEVRSYGFLGIITGIVLYYFILNKNTSSKGKT; encoded by the coding sequence TTGGGAGCGCCTATTTCGGTAGCAGGACAAATTAGAGAAGTTATTTTGTTTTTGGTGGCCGTGGCCTTGGGTTTGACATTTTGCGGCCTTTATTTTTTGGAAAACCTTATTTTAAAGCGAAAGTTTAGACGCAGGAAGAAATTTTTTCCCTATTTTGTAGCGGATATTCTTTATTTTACCGCAGTAGGAGGCTTAATTTTGGGGTATTTTCTCTTTTTCAGTCAGGGAGAGGTGAGGAGTTACGGCTTTTTGGGAATAATTACCGGAATAGTTTTATATTATTTTATTTTAAATAAAAACACCAGTTCGAAAGGAAAAACGTAA
- the yabP gene encoding sporulation protein YabP produces MDEATLHKVEIYDRKTVKLSGIKQVLSFNDQEILVESVQGFVVLKGESLFITGLNLEAGTLIVEGFLKEFTYPEEGVKAKERGKKVWERLFR; encoded by the coding sequence ATGGACGAGGCTACTTTGCATAAAGTAGAAATTTATGACCGCAAAACCGTTAAGCTTTCAGGAATAAAGCAGGTTTTAAGCTTTAATGACCAGGAGATCCTGGTTGAAAGTGTCCAGGGATTTGTGGTTCTTAAGGGAGAAAGCCTTTTTATTACCGGACTGAACCTGGAGGCAGGAACTTTGATAGTTGAAGGGTTTTTAAAGGAATTTACCTATCCGGAAGAGGGTGTAAAGGCTAAAGAAAGGGGTAAGAAGGTTTGGGAGCGCCTATTTCGGTAG
- a CDS encoding FtsB family cell division protein: MPRYYAGYNKKNKKKNFWSAVFLAFLLYIMVSFGFEVYKLYIMHREVKALSAEVYELKADNEKLLEDIKRLKNNSHFETRAREMGFVKPGEKVIVIEKKGNKDASSD; this comes from the coding sequence ATGCCGCGGTATTATGCCGGTTACAATAAAAAAAATAAGAAAAAAAACTTTTGGTCGGCGGTATTTTTGGCGTTTCTTTTATACATAATGGTGAGCTTTGGTTTTGAGGTTTACAAACTTTACATTATGCACCGGGAAGTTAAAGCTCTATCGGCAGAGGTTTATGAGCTAAAAGCGGATAATGAGAAGCTGTTAGAAGATATTAAGAGGCTAAAAAATAACTCGCACTTTGAAACTCGCGCCAGGGAGATGGGGTTTGTAAAACCTGGAGAAAAAGTAATTGTAATTGAAAAGAAGGGAAATAAAGATGCCAGCAGTGATTGA
- a CDS encoding Ppx/GppA phosphatase, with translation MPAVIDIGTNSVRVLVGSFNNGKFYEEYRDLRTTRIGQGINSGYLKEEAMERTLKVVVEFVEKAREFTDEIVIFATSAVRDAKNQREFVDKIKSATGITLEVLTGEEEAYYSYQGVKLSLPYLNEPAVIDLGGGSIEFIWQERGKTLFQSVPVGAVRLMEAVDKEGLLKLLRDFVGKITPYFHEPVVAVGGTATTLAAIDLKLEKYDPRKVEGHAIELPRLREIHNYLESLPLPERQKVPGLLPERADIIVYGCKILIEVLTTARLSGLIVGEGDLLLGKLKEMTVSKENKGPKL, from the coding sequence ATGCCAGCAGTGATTGATATCGGAACAAATTCGGTACGGGTTTTAGTTGGTTCTTTTAACAATGGTAAATTTTACGAAGAGTACCGGGACTTGAGGACCACCCGTATTGGCCAAGGGATAAACTCGGGGTATTTAAAAGAAGAGGCGATGGAGCGAACCTTGAAGGTGGTTGTAGAATTTGTTGAAAAAGCCCGGGAATTTACCGATGAGATAGTGATTTTTGCCACCAGTGCGGTGCGCGATGCTAAAAATCAAAGGGAGTTTGTGGATAAAATAAAAAGCGCAACCGGTATAACCCTTGAGGTTTTAACGGGCGAGGAGGAAGCTTATTATTCTTATCAGGGAGTAAAGCTATCATTACCTTATTTAAACGAACCTGCGGTTATCGATTTGGGTGGCGGGAGTATTGAGTTTATCTGGCAGGAACGGGGGAAAACCTTATTTCAAAGCGTCCCAGTTGGGGCAGTAAGATTAATGGAGGCTGTAGACAAGGAGGGTTTGCTGAAACTTTTACGGGATTTTGTCGGGAAAATAACTCCCTATTTTCATGAACCGGTGGTGGCGGTTGGTGGTACCGCTACAACTTTAGCGGCAATTGACCTGAAGTTAGAAAAATACGATCCCCGCAAAGTGGAGGGGCATGCTATTGAATTACCGCGGCTTAGAGAAATCCATAATTATTTAGAAAGTTTACCCTTACCCGAACGCCAAAAGGTACCGGGACTTTTACCCGAGCGAGCAGATATTATCGTTTATGGCTGTAAAATATTAATTGAAGTTCTAACCACCGCCCGGCTTTCCGGGCTAATTGTGGGAGAAGGGGACCTGCTTTTAGGAAAACTTAAAGAAATGACGGTGTCGAAAGAAAATAAAGGGCCAAAACTTTAA
- a CDS encoding transposase, which translates to MPRQKRFFLPGSIYHIIARGNKKEKIFLEEKDYNFFLFLLQKNWEKKPLKIFAFTLMSNHFHILAQATDEPLSKYFQPVLTTYAIYFNRKYQKTGHVFEDRFKSYLIESDDYLWEAFRYVLLNPLRAGLVLSLSSYPWSSFYYFLNPQKALPFMDFSLFTQICPNGLEDLQPITNFLVESLVKEEFWPEDLDGSIRYFHLQYLAKKICSELNLSYTELLTDEYKRPVVNAQVELALRAKEQYNIELKQTAEFLGKSYNSFLRTIRKNRKK; encoded by the coding sequence ATGCCTCGACAAAAACGCTTTTTTCTTCCCGGCAGTATTTATCATATCATTGCCCGGGGAAACAAAAAAGAAAAAATTTTCTTGGAAGAAAAAGACTACAACTTCTTTCTTTTTCTTTTGCAAAAAAACTGGGAAAAAAAGCCGCTTAAAATATTTGCCTTTACTTTAATGTCCAACCACTTTCACATTTTAGCCCAGGCCACTGACGAACCATTATCTAAGTACTTTCAACCGGTCCTTACCACCTACGCCATTTATTTTAACCGAAAATACCAAAAAACCGGTCACGTTTTTGAGGATCGGTTTAAATCTTATCTGATAGAATCGGATGATTATCTCTGGGAAGCTTTTCGTTATGTTCTGTTAAATCCTTTACGGGCAGGCCTGGTCTTAAGTTTATCTTCATACCCATGGAGTAGTTTCTATTATTTCTTAAATCCTCAAAAAGCTTTGCCTTTTATGGATTTTTCCCTTTTTACGCAAATTTGCCCCAACGGCTTAGAAGACTTGCAACCAATTACCAATTTTTTAGTCGAAAGTTTAGTTAAAGAGGAATTCTGGCCGGAAGATTTGGATGGAAGTATAAGGTACTTTCATTTACAGTATTTAGCCAAAAAAATTTGCAGTGAGTTAAATCTTTCTTATACCGAATTGTTAACCGATGAATATAAGCGCCCGGTAGTAAATGCACAGGTTGAATTAGCCCTTCGAGCTAAAGAACAATATAACATTGAACTAAAACAAACCGCCGAATTTTTGGGTAAAAGTTATAATAGTTTTCTTCGAACAATTCGGAAAAACAGGAAAAAATAA
- the spoIIE gene encoding stage II sporulation protein E yields the protein METKIYPFARRKSNVKAPEVKRPRKKLKLSDIIFPVLAFSLGRASLAGDLYPFGPAFLGAAVAYLGLGEAFFLFVFLLLGQIFIIPERYIIYKFSQLLVLFILAGILLKNLNFKKKTVVLPLVVFCVVAFFGVYFDKAFSGTPLDFIKIGLDASFSAILSVVFFLAFPALKGGPGKIVTGEELLPLMFVIGSALIGFPGFFLGPLEVKQTIIHLTVLLTAFSGGPGLGAAGGAVLGVILCFGNGLPLENIGIYTFAGLLSGIFRQFGKIGALIGFLLADVVLAFYLQSLSAAKGLAYQMLAASGIFLLIPNRYLDGLKEMLDSVTKKFQLFMNQPREIARERMNECRELFLDLGNSFLELSATLGPEVIPEFRIEEVVERFPKDTCQNCTFTRLCWEREFFGTYHALLEMLTILENKGQLFKSDVPGFFYKRCLRIKEFLNELLFTFLMEKEKSRWQKKLYEEEQLTKSQLKGVGEIFLELNKALDLDFVYDQKNTVKIFKRLWEENLPVETVLAKPTGGRGMVVEVKSARCSGTKPCLNKIPVILREETGGEFVLQQKRCGQTDGGECHLNYLPMEDLEGRIGIGMAGKTGEKVSGDSYRVVRYSPGKLAVMLSDGMGSGELARRESSACLLMVERLLSFGLSPSKALEAVDALIRLKNRQERYLTLDLALIDLISRQVTFYKRGAVTSFLKRGAVVEKITGENLPLGSGIELKPREKRQILFPGDILVLMSDGLLEALGGEERVVKILLEDNDLSPEILAEYFLAHAKLRHQNVITDDQTVIVVRFFEKTRSERVVR from the coding sequence TTGGAAACCAAGATCTATCCCTTTGCCCGTAGAAAGAGTAATGTAAAAGCCCCGGAGGTTAAAAGGCCGCGTAAAAAATTGAAACTTAGTGACATAATTTTTCCGGTTTTAGCCTTTTCTTTGGGAAGAGCTTCGCTGGCGGGAGACCTTTATCCCTTTGGGCCGGCGTTTTTAGGAGCGGCGGTCGCTTATCTGGGACTGGGGGAAGCTTTTTTTCTATTTGTTTTCCTTTTATTAGGACAAATCTTTATTATACCCGAGCGTTATATAATTTATAAGTTTTCGCAGCTTTTGGTACTGTTTATTTTAGCGGGAATACTTCTTAAAAACTTAAATTTCAAGAAAAAGACCGTTGTTTTACCGCTGGTGGTTTTTTGCGTTGTTGCTTTTTTTGGCGTATATTTTGATAAAGCCTTTTCCGGCACCCCTTTGGATTTTATCAAAATTGGCCTTGATGCTTCTTTTTCAGCAATTTTAAGTGTGGTATTTTTCCTGGCTTTTCCGGCTTTAAAAGGCGGCCCGGGTAAAATTGTAACCGGCGAAGAACTGTTGCCTTTAATGTTTGTAATTGGCTCGGCTTTGATAGGCTTTCCCGGGTTTTTCCTTGGTCCCTTAGAAGTTAAACAAACCATTATTCATCTTACAGTGCTTCTTACCGCCTTTTCCGGTGGCCCGGGCCTTGGAGCGGCCGGTGGGGCGGTTTTAGGGGTAATATTATGTTTTGGTAACGGCCTTCCTTTAGAAAATATAGGAATCTACACCTTTGCCGGTTTACTTTCCGGCATCTTTCGCCAGTTCGGTAAAATTGGCGCTTTAATTGGTTTTTTGTTAGCAGATGTGGTGTTGGCTTTTTACTTGCAAAGCCTTTCAGCGGCCAAAGGGCTTGCCTACCAAATGCTGGCTGCTTCCGGAATATTTTTACTCATACCTAACCGGTACCTTGACGGATTAAAGGAAATGCTGGACAGCGTTACCAAGAAATTTCAGTTGTTTATGAACCAGCCCCGGGAAATTGCCCGGGAAAGGATGAATGAATGCCGGGAACTGTTTTTGGACCTGGGAAATTCTTTTTTAGAACTGTCAGCAACGTTAGGGCCGGAAGTAATTCCGGAGTTTCGGATAGAAGAGGTAGTGGAGCGCTTTCCCAAAGATACCTGCCAGAATTGCACTTTTACCCGGCTTTGCTGGGAGCGAGAGTTTTTTGGAACTTACCATGCGCTACTGGAAATGCTCACAATCCTGGAAAATAAGGGGCAATTATTTAAATCGGATGTTCCGGGGTTTTTTTACAAGCGCTGTCTTAGAATCAAGGAATTTTTAAACGAGCTTCTTTTTACCTTCCTCATGGAAAAAGAAAAAAGTCGCTGGCAGAAAAAACTTTATGAAGAAGAGCAGCTGACCAAAAGCCAGCTCAAGGGTGTGGGAGAAATCTTTTTGGAATTAAATAAGGCTTTGGATCTGGATTTTGTTTATGATCAAAAAAATACGGTAAAAATTTTTAAAAGACTTTGGGAAGAAAACCTACCGGTGGAAACGGTTCTGGCCAAACCCACCGGTGGAAGGGGGATGGTCGTAGAAGTTAAATCTGCAAGGTGTTCAGGAACTAAGCCTTGCCTGAACAAAATTCCGGTAATCTTACGGGAAGAAACCGGAGGAGAGTTTGTTCTTCAACAAAAACGGTGTGGTCAGACCGATGGAGGAGAATGTCACTTAAATTACTTGCCTATGGAAGATTTAGAGGGTAGAATTGGTATAGGAATGGCGGGAAAAACCGGAGAAAAGGTGTCGGGCGATAGTTACCGGGTGGTGCGGTACTCCCCGGGAAAACTGGCGGTAATGCTGTCCGATGGTATGGGCAGCGGGGAGCTGGCCCGCAGGGAGAGCAGTGCCTGCCTGTTAATGGTCGAAAGACTTTTATCCTTTGGTTTAAGTCCGTCGAAAGCGTTAGAAGCGGTAGATGCCCTGATCCGTTTAAAAAACCGGCAGGAACGGTACTTAACTTTAGATCTTGCTTTGATTGATTTAATAAGCCGTCAGGTAACTTTTTATAAACGGGGAGCGGTTACCTCCTTTTTAAAAAGAGGGGCGGTAGTTGAAAAAATTACCGGGGAAAATTTACCCCTGGGGAGTGGAATTGAGCTTAAGCCCAGGGAAAAACGGCAAATATTATTTCCCGGAGATATTTTAGTGCTGATGAGCGATGGGCTTTTAGAAGCTTTAGGGGGAGAAGAGCGGGTGGTGAAAATTCTTTTGGAAGACAATGATTTATCCCCCGAGATTTTAGCCGAGTATTTCCTTGCCCATGCCAAATTACGCCACCAGAATGTCATTACCGATGACCAGACGGTAATTGTGGTTCGTTTCTTTGAAAAGACAAGGAGTGAACGGGTTGTACGCTAA